Below is a window of Chionomys nivalis chromosome 19, mChiNiv1.1, whole genome shotgun sequence DNA.
aatcccagcactcaggaggcagaggcaagtgaatctctgtgaatttaaggccaacctgctctacagagtgagtttcaggataggttccaagctacagagaaaccttgtctctgaaaacaaacaaagatagaAAACAGTTATAGatgtaaaattcataaaataaaagattatgaAGAATGCCAGAGATGGAAATTCCTTCATTCCCTTTTCCAGGTTCCGGCCTCTGCAGTTTTCTCTTCTGGCTTTTTGACTTTGAGTCAGGAGCTCCAGGAGCCTCAGCAGAGATGTCTGATGACCGAGAAGGTGATAATCTCTGTCATGATGCTGCCATTTTTGTCTTATGAGGGATGATGGATTCCAATGCTTTCCAcagcaaacattcatacacaataAGTATATGATGAATGACTCAaagtaaatacaaaatataagatcatgctaggcggtggtggcgcacgcctttaatctcagcacttgggaggcagaggccagcagatctcggggagttcgaggccagcctggtctacaagagctagttccaggacaggctccaagaaaccctgtctcgcacaGCGTCTCGGGGCCCAGTGGCGGCGGCCTTGGGGAGGGGCGCGGTCGGTCCACGGTGGCCTTCCACGGCCTTGGCAGCGGGGTTAGGTCGCCGCTCTCGGGGTCTGGAGCGGGCCACCGGCGCGGGCTAACGGAACCGCGAGTCCCGCACTAAATTGGAGCCGACTCGGCCCTGGAGGCATCGGCGGGAAATGGCGGACGAGGCGTTGTTTTTGCTTCTACATAATGAGATGGTGTCCGGAGTGTACAAGTCCGCCGAGCAGGGGGAAGTGGAAAATGGACGATGTATTACTAAGCTGGAAAACATGGGGTTTCGAGTGGGACAAGGATTGATAGAAAGGTTTACGAAAGATACTGCAAGGTTCAAGGATGAATTAGACATCATGAAGTTCATATGTAAAGATTTTTGGACTACAGTATTCAAGAAACAAATTGATAATCTAAGGACAAATCATCAGGGCATATATGTGCTTCAGGACAACAAATTTCGACTGCTTACTCAGCTCTCTGCGGGAAAACAGTATTTAGAACATGCATCAAAGTATCTAGCATTTACATGTGGCTTAATCAGAGGTGGCTTGTCAAACTTGGGAATAAAAAGTATTGTAACAGCTGAAGTATCTTCAATACCTGCCTGTAAATTCCAGGTGATGATACAGAAGCTGTAGAGTGCAGTGAAACACGAGAGAGGCTGCTCTTGTGCAAAGTATTGCAAGTGCTGATCTCTGCTCACTGTTGGCGGTCTGTGCTGGAGCAGAGGGCTTACCTCACCAGATTCGCATAGACCAAATCGAAGGCTATCAATAAGGTCCTTTCACCATGACGTAAACTAGCTGAACTGTTTGACTAATGTCAGTGAACTCGACACCAAGATGTACAACTCtttattttaaacatctttatttCCTAGTGTGATATGTATTTAACCATAGATTGAGAAGTGAAACTCAGGGTGTGTTGAATTGCTGTATAGAAAAATATGcaccgggggctggagagatggctcaggggttaagaacatggactgttcttccggaggtcctgagttcaattcccagcaaccacatggtggctcacaaccatctgtaatgagatctggtgccctcttctggggtgcaggtatgcacacaggcagaacactgtatacataataaataaataaatctttaaaaaaaaaagaaagaaaaatatgcaccAATCAGAAGTTTCTATTCAAATAACCAAAATTTGTTAAAGTATAAATGTgttttagttatttaaaaaaagaaaccactatGCTAAATTAagcttaatttttattgtattgtttataatttatttctgtcGAGAATTTGTATGCTTATATAAGGATTTCATTTATACgttgtatgtttatatgtatatataaatacatatgttactgtctaaaaaaaaaaaagaaaccctgtctcgaaaaaccaaacataTATATGATCACATgtcaaagacagaaggaagaagaggggcaaATTGGGGGGCCTTTCTGAGGGGAAAGCTCAGGTGACTGTGACCTCAGTGTGAGGGGACCTGGGGCTGCCCGTGACACAAAAGCAGTTGGCCTAAAGTTGTGTTAATAAAGGAAActtctgtgggctggagagatggctcagaggttaagagcactgcctgctcttccaaaggtcctgagttcaattcccagcaaccacatggtggctcacaaccatctgtaatggggtctggtgccctcttctggcctacaggcatacacacagacagaatattatatacataataaataaatattaaacgttttaaaataaaaaaaggaaaattctgtAGAACTGTGAGGTGACTGTGTGAATTTTCCTGATGAGGCTCAGGAAACACAAGAAGCTACAGGTTCACAGAGCTGACACAATGTTGCGCTTCCCTCTCAGGGTTAAACCAGCTGCAGTTCCTGAGGGAGAGGGGATGTGGAGTGGAGCTGCTAGGAGCTGTGCAGGGGACTGCAGTGGTGCTGCTGTGTGAGTGGACATgcgcacggggggggggggggctgtcagTTGTTATCCCGGACTCACCCAGGCTCCTGTGAGGGACCAGTGAGCTCAGGGCTCACCCAGCTGACCATGGATGGATGTTTTCCTTGGTCTCTGTCAGTGTCTCCGTCTGGGTGGAGGAAGTCCAGTCCTCAAGCAGGGACACAGCTCTGTGAattgtttatataaatttttctgtcattaataaaaactcaggagtctaTCAGGGGTAAAAACCTGATAGATTaagaaagcaacagagaaacagcTGACCCCCTCTCTCCATGCTTCCATGTAAAAAGGCCCATGAATCCTTCTAGGCCGTTCCTCACTCTTTTCTGTGCCTCTCTATCTTATCGTATCCGGCATCCTCCAAAACCTCTGTGGCTAATTCCAGACAGCTAGCTGTTGATTTCGCCCCCTGATTCAAGGATAACTTTACCAAGAGTCTTAGAGTTTCACAGTACAGTCAAATATCCCTCGACATTCccccctttgtctaaataaaaaggaaaagttttgaCTCTAATGTAGTAAAActgcacagccgggcggtggtggcacacgcctttaatcccagcacttgggaggcagaggcaggcggatctctgtgagttcgagaccagcctggtctacaagagctagttccaggacaggctccaaaaccacagagaaaccctgtctcgaaaaaccaaaaaaaaaaaaaaaaaaaccaaaaaaaaaaaaaaaaacaaacaaaactgcacAATAAGAACAATAATCAGGAAAGAATTATGTCATTGTGCAGCAGtaggggcgcacacctttagtcccagcagtagAGGGCGCTggagatgcacacctttaatcccagcactagggagggagagaagcacagatctctgtgagttcaaggccagcctggtctacagagtgagtggcaggatgggctccaaagatacagagaaaccctgtcttgaaaaacaaaacaataacaacaacaaaaaagccgggcagtggtggctcatgcctttaattccaacatttaggaggcagagtcaggcagctctttgtgagttcaaggccagcctgatctatagagggagttccagaacagacttaaaactacacagagagggctggagagatgtatgtattgtatacataataaataaatatttaaaaagctacacagagaggggctggagagatggctcagcggttaagagcattgcctgcttttccaaaggtcctgagttcaattcccagcaaccacatggtggctcacaaccatctgtagtgaggtctggtggcctcttctggtcttcaggcatatatatagacagaataattgtatacataataaataaatataaaaaaataataaaaaaaaactacacagagaaaccttgactcaaaaataaaatactatatttaaGCAGAAAAGCTCTTGGAAAAAGGTGTGTACTAGGACTGAGCCACATCACAACTAGAAACGGGTTTTTTCCAGTAAATAactcggggttcacagtgtgaccaAATATCCTGCACCAGGAGGAGAAGGCATCAGGGACAAGGAAAGGACTCAAAGGTCTCTCGCTTCAGCAGCTGCAGAGGAGGAGCTGCCCCAGAGAGCACATGTttcagaggaagccagacagggGTGAAGACCCTGAGGCCAGTGAGGGCTGTGAAGGGCTGAGCCCCTTAGAGGGCAGGAGGGCAGGTGTGGGAGGGACAAGGCCAGGCTATGGAGGGGACAGAAGTGCAGAGACAGTGTTGGGGAGACAGTGTGTGGAGAGCCAGCAGAGTCCAGCTCCCGTGTTTGCTGTTAAAGGACACTGGGACAGGAACAGGCTGGATTTCACCTGTTCCTGGGATGGACCCTATGAAATATGGCGGctgctcagcttcctgttcctctgaGGTATGGAGAGGGGTGGAGTCCCTGCCTCAAGCTCCTTGGCCTGGACCTGCCTGCTGCCAGAATTTCCATCCtatttgagagactgaggcaggaggatgtcaagGTCCAAGCCTGTCCAGCCTATAGAGTGAATCTAAGACAAGCCTGCGCAATTCAGTGAAACCTCATTTCAATGTAAGAATTAGAGAAATTCTGATGGGTCTACAGTTCAGAGCACTTTCTCCCTTACAGGAGACCCATGGGGAGGCTTACAAGCACCCACaactccagtcctggggatccagcaccctcttctggtctctggacAAACAATTATACATATAAAACGAAAATTTAAATCAAACTTTACAAAAAGGGATGGGACTATAGCTCAGTAGCTAAATGCTTAGCTGGTGGGCTCGGGGCACTAGGATCACTCCCTAGTAACCTGAGTTCccaatagacacacacatatatacacatacatcacacacaatttcacacacacacataggcatacatgtgcacacacacgtacagcaCAGGAATGGGGATGTGGCTCAAGGAGACTTACTGAAATTGTGTGAGACCCTGGATTTTTCTTCAGTACAGTAAAAGGAAGTAAGTATAAAAATGAGAtataagagccgggcggtggtggcgcacgcctttagtcccagcactcgggaggcagaggcaggcggatctctgggagttcaaggccatcctggtctacaagagctagttctgggacaggcaccaaagctacagagaaaccctgtctcgaaaaaccaaaaaaaaaaaaaaaatgagatacaaGTATGAAATatatctgggcagtggtgacctgtgtctctaattccagcactctagagccagaggcaggctgatctctatgggtcatgacagcctggtctacagagtgaattctaggatagtcagggttacacagaaaaaccctgtctcaaaaaacagaacaatagaaaagaaaaaaagtatatcaCATataggagactggagagatagctcagagattagaaccctgactgctcatcCCGAGGATCTGGCTTCAATCTATTGAATCCTGGTATAGGCTCACGACTATTTCTAACTCTAATCCCCAgagggatccagtgctctctgaCCCCTAAGGGCGCtacatgtttatatacacatTCCTTTATGCAGActaaacattcatacacatacaacaaATCAAAGAAGTCTTTTACGTATAGCACATGTAACTATGCACAGTACATAATCCTTAATGGTGACAATGTTATTAATTTATGTGTGATGTCATAGTCTTTCCTATTGTCTCACAGAATACTATGTACTGAAAAGTAGCAGTTACAGCTGTGTGATGGCGCTTGAGTATCATCCTAGaacccagaggctgaggcaggaggaccctaGTTCCAGTCAAGCTCCTGCTGCTGGcctccccaccatggtggactgtatCCCTGAACCTTAAGCTAGATAAACCCTTCCGCCCTAAGCTGCTTCTTAGTGGGCATTAAGTCACtgaagatggatttttctttggtcTGCCAGTTCACAAAAAAATGGTACAGAGACTTATGATTAATTGTGAAACccggtcttagcttaggcttattcctaactagttatcataacttaaattaacccatatcttttacCTATGTTCCTTTCAGTGTCTCAGTCACCTTCACTCAGTACGGCccacctatctctcctgcctagctgttggttGTTCAATGTTTTATGACACCAATCACAGCattacatcttcacagtgtgcaaaCACTCCACACCAAGTCACAACAATGGTAAAGTAGCTGTACTGGTGACTAACCTGTTGCGATGGTAAAACATCTTGTCCAAGACAACttaagaaggaagggtttatttggggctcAGGTTGAGAGAGTTAAGACTCCATCACCACCATGGCAGGGAAGTGTTGCAGCAAGtgacaggcatggcagcaggaacagctgagagctcacaactccaaccatgctccagtgacacacttcctccagcaaggccacatatccctccagccccccaaaCAGCACCAACTAGAAACTCCATATTCAAATGGCCATGATatggggttacctcactcaaatgaCCACAGTAACTGACACAGACAGCAACACCCAAGCTCTCAGAGCAAACATGGGATCTCCAGTGTGGAggcacagatgtgagcctgtggCTACAacagatggcgcccaacgtggggtcTAGGATGCACAACAGATAATGCACAGAGGTGTGGCCAGCGGTGCAGGGGAAAATGTGAAGGACCCCGTCAAATGAATATTACACTGCAGGCACAGAGGTGATAACTGAGCTCTCAGAAATCGACAATAATAgataataaaggaagaaagacggAGGATGAACTACGGGAGAAACATTGTATCTAACTGTAGACTTGAAACTAGAAAATAGTATTCAACTGTCTGCACATTTACTTGAGTGTATTCTAATAGATAGAGGAGTTGGAGTGGAGCCAAAGCAAAGACAGAGATGTCTAGAGTTTGTAAATATTATACTCTTTCTCCCATGCTGGCGGCATAGCCACCACCAACTCCAGACAGTGTCAGTACTTGGAGAAGCCAGTGAGCAGCCCCGTCCATGCTGGTCAGGCCCAACCTGCGGTGCTGTGGTCATGAAGCCTCAGCAGCCTGCTGAGTGGGTGGAGAACTGAATGGAACCTGGGGCAGAAGCCAGCGTGGGTACAGCTATTGCCACCAAGTCCACGTGCACATGCTGTAGCCAGCTGAGTCTGGTCCACACAGTGCCAGGAAAAACAGGAGACAGAAAAGTTTGGAGGGCTGTGTTCCCATGGCCGGTGCCTGGAGCCAGTTGGCAGGAAATGGCTGGAGCTACAGGGCCCATGATCTGAGGAGCCTGTGAGGATAAAAGTGTGACAGCCACTGCTGGCAAGACAGGGACCACTGAGCATGGAGAGCGCTGGACTGGACCCAGACCACTGACCTCTGGGTCCCAAAGCCCCTGTGGCATAGCCAAGCAGCAGAGAGGGCAGCTGCATCATGCCATGCTCCCAGCTTCAGCTGCCAGCCAAGACTGGTTCTCAGCCTGACAGCCAAGCTGCTGAGAAGTAGGCTCAGGAAGCTGCTGCTCCATGCCCAATGAGTGTCTATTAAAATGCGaatgcccggcggtggtggcgcacgcctttaatcccagcactcgggaggcagaggcaggcggatctctgtgagttcaagaccagcctggtctataagagctagttccaggacaggctccaaaaccacagagaaaccctgtctcaaaaaacaaaataaataaataaataaataaataaataaataaataaaaattaaaaaaataaaatgcaaatgcaCCTGGAGTCAGGAGTCTGTGCAAACCTGTCAGCCAGGGGGACCTGCAGCTTGGATTTTACAGGGATCTTGAGCCCCTTGATGAGATTAAAACacagctttgaaaagaaaaaataggggAGTTATAACCCCAGTCTATGTTTTAAGGGACCCAATCCTGTTTTCACGTGGGTTCAAGGGCACATTTGTGCTTTTTTCACAGGAGGAGAAGAAAACTTGATGGCTACAAACATAGAGGAGAGCCAGCCCTGATGACATCTCAGTCACTGGAGACCCCATTGAGGAGCTGCAGTGAGGCTCCTGAGTCTGTGTTTCTGACTTAAGCCATCATGCTGCAGtctgagaagggaaggaagatgtGGTGATGGTTGGTGATTCCTGGCTTCTGGGTGGACCCACTGCACAAACCTCCTGACCTGAGTGAGTCCTGTTTACTACAGAGCCGGTCCAGGACACTGACTGAATGTTCCAGAGTTCATCCACGCTGTATCTGGAGACACAGAACTCACTTTTGTCAATGTGGCATTCAATCTCCTGTTGAAATAAAGACCTGAGACCTGGGACCTCAGTTGCCTCCCTGGGGAGAAGAGACTCATGACACAGAGGGACTGAGCCCTCGTCAGAGATGGGGAGGAACAGCCTCAGTTTCTGCTGCTCAGAGACGGGGCAGAGCAGACATCATTGGAACTACAGCAGCAGAGCGGATGGACTGCAGGAGGGGAAGACTCTTAGATCACCCGTCACAGGGACCTTTCCTGTCTTTTGTGTAAAACAGATTTAAGAGAATGTGATTTGACAATTGTGTGTATATTGTTAGTAGCCGTACTAaaattatggtattgacctgttAATGTTTGAACTGCCTTAGTTCATTATAAAGATGTCACTCATTAGAAAAAGGTTAGAGCTTGTCTAAAAAAATTTTTGACATTGCCCATGAGTCCTTAGAGTTGATAggtttaaaaagacaaatttcaatttttttttttttggtttttcgagacagggtttctctgtggttttggagcctgtcctggaactagctctgtagaccaggctggtctcgaactcacagagatccgcctgcctctgcctcccgagtgctgggattaaaggcgtgcgccaccactgcctggcaattttttttttttttttttttttttttggtttttcgagacagggtttctctgtggctttggagcctgtcctggaactaactcttgtagaccaggctggtctcgaactcacagagatccgcctgcctttgcctcccaagtgctgggattaaaggcatgcgccaccaccgcccggctgacaaaTTTCAATTTTGATTGTAACTAAAAACTGTTAAAGCTATCCTAGACCAATTTAAAATGGCAATCTGATGTCTGGTTATTCTCCATTACTTTATTAGAAAATATTGTAGCCGTAGAAATATGGATGTGCTCCACtctggccaaaggtcagagaattcaagccaattcctgctccttcattttaaaataggaggcttgacatagggagtggctgcccacaggatacttggtctagagtgaaTTCGCTGCATATCCTGCCCCAAACATCAAATGTTTACTCAGGAAATAACGGCTCGACGTCTCAAGTATTGAAACGAGTGACTGTTCttgttgtcctttgtgtcatgttagcCGACTTTTGCCTTCTCCCCCCGCCCCCTTTCTACTGGGGTACAAAGTGTGTGGAAGTAAACACAGGCAGATTCAGTATCCAGCACACACTGGGTGGTCCTCCCGGTTCTCTcccgtgtctctgtgtttctttcacatcTCTGTGCCTCCTACctgacatttctaatccacacacccctaccctggaacgtacAAAGCCATCGTGGCTGAACCAtgacagaagtcaccccaaagtGTGGCTGACAACATTCCAGACAACAGCTAGCTGGCTCTACTAAAGGTGGACAGGAAGACACGGTTCCGCAGAGACACCCAAGGCAACGCTACTACTTATCAGACCAGTAAACACCTTTTCTAAGTCAGGGTGGGTGGCTCTCCTGTGTGCCAACTCCAGAAATGAAGGAACCTTCAAATTAAAAGTCCAGACACACTGATCTCCAAGGGGAACATCGAAATAGACAGCTCaaggagcttgccaccaagcttgacgaCCCGGTTCAATCCAtggaaaccacacagaaacagagagaactgAGGCCCAGAAGTTATCCTCTAAGCCTCACACGGGCATCAGGACATGTACGCCCCTCATGTAGTTAGTAAATCAATGTAACACAATCAAAAAGAAAGCATgagggggccggagagatggctcagtggttaagagcacactatctgctcttccaaaggtcctgagttcaattcccggcaaccacatggtggctcacaaccatctgtaatgaggtctggtgctctcttgtggcctgcagacacacggacagacagaatattgtataaataataaataaatattaaaaaaaagaaagcatgagtTTATGTTGaagaacacagaaacacaaatccATATTTTGTGTCTAGTTTGCCTCAGACCTTCTGGTGGGGGAATTTTCCTGTGTCCAAAACCCAcactgtgagccgggcggtggcgcacgcctttaatgccagcactcggaaggcagaggcaggtggatctcagtgagttcgagaccagcctggtctacaagagctagttccaggaccggaaccaaaaaagctatggagaaaccctgtctcgaaaataaaaaaaacaacgccgggcggtggtggtgcacgcctttaatcccagcacttgggaggcagagacaggcggatctctgtgagttcgaaaccagcctggtctacaagagctagttacaggacaggctccaaagccacagagaaaccctgtctcgaaaaaccaaaaaaaaaagaaaagaaaaaaaaaacccacactgtGATGAGAAATTGTCCAAAGGGGATTGGAAGTCGAGTCATGTGAAGATAATCACGGAAAATGTTAAAttcttcttgcttcttcttcttcttcttcttcttcttcttcttcttcttcttcttcttcttcttctccttctccttctccttctcct
It encodes the following:
- the LOC130862313 gene encoding trafficking protein particle complex subunit 6B-like, with translation MADEALFLLLHNEMVSGVYKSAEQGEVENGRCITKLENMGFRVGQGLIERFTKDTARFKDELDIMKFICKDFWTTVFKKQIDNLRTNHQGIYVLQDNKFRLLTQLSAGKQYLEHASKYLAFTCGLIRGGLSNLGIKSIVTAEVSSIPACKFQVMIQKL